The sequence GCCTCCGAGGTCAAGCACCTGATCGGGCTGACCCGCGGGGCGAGCGGGTCCGGGGTGGTCTTCGCGCTGGGCGGCGCCGACGTGGTCGGGGCCGAGACCCCCTACGGCGGCGTGTCGGACGCGATCGGCGCGCTCGCGGCGATGCTGGTGATCCTGATCGCCTTCGGCTCGCTGCTGGCGATGGGCCTGACCATGCTGGGCGCGCTGTTCGGCATCGGCAGCGGACTGGCCATCACCTTCCTGCTCGGGTACGTCTTCCCGGCACCCGGGTTCAGCCCGATCGTGGCCACCCTGCTGGGCCTGGGCGTCGGTATCGACTACGCGCTGTTCATCGTCACCCGCTACCGCGAGGCGCTGGCCGAGGGCGTCGAGCCCGAGCAGGCGGTGGTGGTCTCGGTCGCGCGGGCCGGGCGCTCGGTGCTGTTCGCCGGGGCCACCGTGGTGATCGCGATGCTCGGTCTCTTCGTGGTGCAGCAGCGGCTGCTCAACGCCACCGCCGTGGCAGCCTCCGTCACGGTGCTGATGACCATGATCACGGCGGTCACCCTGCTGCCCGCGCTGCTCGGCTTCGCCGGGCGTGGCATCGACCGGTTCAAGCTGCCGTTCCTGGGCCGGACCGGCTCGCGCAGCCCGATGGCCGAGCGCTGGGCCCGGGTGATCCAGCGGCGTCCGGTCACCGGGCTGGTGGCCGGCGCGTCCGTGATGATCCTGCTCGCCGTCCCGGCCTTCTCGATGCGGCTGAGCTTCGAGGACAACAGCACCGAGCCGCACGACACCAGCGGCTACGCCTCGCACCGGATCCTGAGCGAGGGCTTCGGCGCGGGCTTCGACGCGCCGTTCGTGATCGTCGCCGAGCTGCCCGCGGGCGGCTCGGCCGCCACGATGGCGCCACTCGTCGGGGCGGTCGCGAGCACCCCGGGTGTCGCGGCGGTCACCCCGGTGCAGACCAGCCGGGACGGACGGGCCGCGCTCTTCGTCGCCTACCCGACCACCGCGCACCAGGACGCCGCCACCCCGAAACTGCTCGACCGGCTGCGCGGTCAGGTGATCCCCACCGCCGTCACGGGCACCGGCCTGGTGGTCCACGTGGGCGGTCCGACCGCCGGGGACGCCGACTTCGCCGCCGAGGTCGCCGCGCGACTGCCGTACCTGATCGCGGCGGTGATCGGGTTGGCGCTGGTCCTGCTGGTCTTCCTGGTCCGGTCGGTGGCCATCGCCGTGAAGGCCGCGGTGATGACCCTGCTCTCGGTCGGCGCCGCGTTCGGCGTGCTGGTCATGATCGTCCAGTGGGGCTGGCTCGGCTCGCTGTTCGGCTTCCCGACCACCGCGCCGATCACCGCCTGGGTGCCGCTCTTCATCTTCCCGATCCTGTTCGGCCTCTCCACCGACTACGAGGTCTTCCTGGTCTCCCGGATCCGCGAGGAGTACGACGGGGGCGCCGCCACCCGCGAAGCCGTGGCCCAGGGCCTGGGCCGCACCGCCCGGGTGATCACCGCAGCCGCGGCCATCATGGTCACCGTCTTCCTCTCGGTGCTGGCCACCCCCGACATCGCGGTCAAGGAGTTCGGCCTGGGCCTGGCCGTCGCCGTCTTCCTCGACGCCACCCTGGTCCGGATGGTCCTGGTCCCGGCGATCATGGAGCTGCTGGGCAGCGTGAACTGGTGGCTGCCGCGCTGGCTGGACCGACTGCTGCCGCACGTCTAGCGGGATCGGGCCTCGTCCGCGTCCGCCAGCCAGAAGTACAGCGGCGGCATCACCAACTCGATCACCGCCACGAGGCCACGCAATTGCCTCGCACACCTGCGGCCGCCGGGCTAGCCTCGCGACCATGACATCGCACGCTGCTCCGGATCCCCGAATCGGGCCTGCCGATGCCGAGTTGGTCATCCGCCAGGAGACGGACGGCGATCACGTCCCGGTACGCGACCTCCACGCGCAGGCCTTCGGCAACAGCGAACGGGTTCCCCGGCTGGTGGCAGAACTTCGCGTCGCCAAAGCCCCGTTGACGCCGATGTCCTTCGTCGCCACCCTCGATGACCGGGTCGTCGGACACGTCATGCTGAGCGCGGGCCGACTGGACGCACCCAGCCGGCTGGTCGACGTCCTCTCCCTGTCGCCGCTGGGTGTGCTCCCCGAGTTCCAGTGCCAGGGCATCGGCACCCGGCTCGTCCAACACGCCCTCACGGCAGCCGACGCCGCCGCGATTCCGCTGGTCTTCCTGGAGGGTTCGCCCCGCTACTACGGCGGGCGCGGCTTCCGGTCCGCCGAAGCGGCCGGCTTCCGCGCGCCGTCGCTGCGCTATCCCGACGGTGCGTTCCAGGTCGCCCGACTGTCCGCCTACGAGCCGTGGATGACGGGCACCTTCGTCTACTCCGAGACCTTCTGGGCGCTGGACTGCGTCGGCCTGCGCGGTGAACGTCTCCGCGCAGCCCGCGGCGAGGCCTGACGGGCTCCCCAGGGCCGCGCCAGGCAACCTTTGCGCTAGCCAACCTTTGCGCTAGCCAACCCTTTGCACTAGGCAGCCTTTGCACTAGCGGCGTTCGCGGCGGCGCAGCCCCCCGCCAGGGCTCCAGGACTCGATGACCAGGTGATCAGCGGGTCGGCCGACGTAGGTCAGCACGACCTCCTCCAGTTCGATCCGGAAGCGGTCGGACGGCTCGCCGCCCGCCTCGGATGCGGGTGCCTCGATCCCACGACCGCTGATCTTCGCTTCTCCGGCCCAGGAACTCGGATCGTCCTGCGGTGGGTCCACGGTCGGACTGTGCAGCGCGAGCCGCGGATCCCGCCGCAGGTCGGCGGCCTTCACGGAGTCCGGCATCATGCCCACCCAGAGCTGGCCGTCCTCAAACCTCGTCTCGATCCCGCTGATCCGTGGCGCCCCGTCACGGCGCAGGGTCGCCACGGTCTTGTGCTTGCGCACCTCGAACACCTCGTGCACCCGGTACGCGAACTCGGGCTCGGCCGCGACGAACTCACTCCAACTCACCATGACTCCTGGATACCAGCGGCGACTGACATCAGCCCCTGACACGGAGCGTGTCGCGCGCCCCGAGCAGCAGTCAGTCGGATCGGCCGGCCTGCCACCTGGCCCAGTCGAGGGCTTGGCGGACCCGCTCGGTGTCCGGGTCGGTCGGGCCCATGACCTCCTCGGCCTCCCGCAGGATCTCCGTGAGCAGGGCGACGGCCTGGGCGGCCCGCCCCGGGCGGCCGGCCGCGTCCGCCTTGGCGGTCTGCAGGGCGAACCGGCCCCGGGACAGCAGGCCCTCGCGGGTGCGGGCGGTGCCGTGCGCGGCGTTGCGGGCGAGGGCCAGGTCGGCGCTGGTGTGGGTCAGGCGGTGGACCGGGTTGGGCGGCTGGGTGCGCTTGGGCATGCCCGGTGGGACCTGGCCGAGGGCGATCTCGGTGCGACGGTGGATCAGCGGCAGGTCCAGGTGCGGCGGGCCGTCGGGTACGCCGTCGCGCAGCAGGTCGGTCAGGGTGGTCGCGAACAGCGTGCTGCGCAGGCCGGGCGGCGACAGCGCCTTGCGGGTGCGGTCGGCGGCGGTGAGGAGGTTGACGTCGCCGGCCGACGGCAGGTCCAGGGCCAGTCCCGCGAAGCAGCAGTCCAGCCAGGCCAGGCGATGTCGGGCCGGGCTGGACTGCATGAGTTCCAGGACCTGTTGGGCGGACAGGGCGGTGGTCGGCGCATGGTCCTGATCCGTGTCGGGCAGCGCGAAGTGCAGCCGCCGGCCGTCCAGCACACCGTGACCGGCGTAGTAGAAGAGCAGCAGGTCCTCGGTTTCCCTGCACGCCGCCCGCAGCGGCCCCAGCACCTCGTCCGTGCTGCGCGGGTCGTGGATCCGGGTGATCCGGTCCCAGGGCAACAGGCCGGTCGGGCCGGCCAAGGCATCCGCCAACTCGTCGATGGCGCAGTGGGCTTGGGGCAACGCGTCGAGGCCCGGGTCATGGAAGGTGGCTACCGAGACCAGCACGGCCCGGGACTTCCCGGGATCGGGGAGCAGCGGCGGCCAGAACACCTGCGGGTTCACTCCTCCTCGGGGTCCAGGAAGCTTTCCAACCGGTCGAGCAGCACATTGGCGTCGGCGATGCTCTCGGTGTCCAGCTTGAGTTCGGCCCCGTCGGGCCGGTGCAGGGTCAGTGAGACCTTGCCGCCCTTGCGCAGCCTGGCGGCGAGCCAGAGGGTCAACGGCGGCAGCACCAGCGGCCCGAGTTCGGTGGCGTACCGCACCGCATCGGCCACCCCGCCCTGCTCCCCCGGCGCCGGCGCGACCAGCCGGTTCTCGATCCGCCCCCGCAACGCCCCGTCCTGGCTGAGGAACTCGCGCAGCTCGCGGGCGTCGGCGTCGAACTCCTCGGGGTCACCGTCGAAGGCGATGGTGTACTGGGTCACGGATGGTGAGTTCCTCTCAGACGGCCGACGCCAGGCGCCATTCCTCCCGCCAGTATCCGTCGGCGTCGGCGTCCCGTACCAGGTGGGGAGGGGGTCTACGGGACGGGACAGCCAATCGGGTCCTGAGCTGCGGGCTCCGGGGGCACTCAGACGAAGCAGCACACTCACATCCGGAACGGGATCCAGCCAACGTTGGCGAGCCATCGCATGGAATCCCGGTGGGCCGGTGGCGGCATCCGGTACCCAGGCGGCCTCCCGACCCCACTCGTAGGCCGGTCCGCTGCGGTCGTCGATGAACATCAGCGAACCCGAGCCCCATCGGTGGCCGGACGGCGATTGCGCGTAGCTGAGGAAGAAGTACGGATCGCGAAAAAAAGAGGCGACGCCGGCGGGGTGTGCTGTCAGCCACCGCCCCCCGGGAATGCGGTCCAGACGGGCGACAGCTCGAACGGCCGGGTCCGGCCCAGAACGCTGGGTCGCGACCACCTGGCGACCGAACTGGCGGATCCAGTGGACCAGGTCGCTCTCCGAGGTGTCGGCGGGCAGCAGCACCAGGAAGCCGTCACCACTATCCAGCTGCGTCATGGGAGCTTCGTGGCGTCCGGCGCGAAGGCGGACCGCAGCAAGGGTGGACCAGAGCGTGCGCTCGAGGGCGCGCTGCTCTTCCGCTGCGCGAGCCGCGAAGCCCTCGATGTCCACGAGCAGGATGGCGTGGTGCCTCAAGTCGACTGCCTCCCCCAGGCTTTCCAGCCGGTCCACATCGGCCGTGAAGCTCGCCGTCCGGCCCGGCAGCCCCGGCAGGGCCTCGCCGGGGTCCTCGTCCCAGTCGAAGGCCGGCTCGATCTCCGTGAACTCGCTGCCGAGGGCCAGCGAGGAGCGGGCCAGCTCGGTCAGGAACTCGGCCAGCGGCTCGCTCAACGAGCTGACGTCAACGGACTGGTCGTCGTCCTCGGGCAGTTGCAGTGCGGCCAACTGATGCTTCCAGTCCGCACTTTGATCCACCGGGTCGCCCGGCACCGATGCCTGCGCGGAATCCTCCAGGACATCCAGGGCCCAACGGATCAGGTCGCCGGTGACGGCCTCGGGCATGGCTTGGGTCATGATTGCGTCCTCCTCCCTTCTGGTCACTCCGGGCCCTGCCTGTTCTCCGTGCCCTGCTTCTTCTCGGTCAACTGACTGCGGAATCTCGCGACCCGCATGCCCACGGCTTCCCCCGACAGGCCAACCTTGGAGCCGATCTCCGCGTAGGTGAGCCCCTCGGTGATCCCTTGGAAGATCGCGGCGAGCACCCGCAGCCGCTCGCCGGTGAGCTCCGGCGCGACCTCCACCAGCACATCCGTGGCCTCGGCCAGATCCGCTGCGGCAGCGGCCGGCTGGACGGCGGCCGGGCCGGTGGCCGCGAGGGCCTCCCAGTCCTCGGTCAGGTGTTCCCGGGAGGCCACGCCGCGTTCCCGGTACCACCGGCGGTGGACGGCCGGGAAGGCCAGCAGGACGGCGCCGACGAAATAGGAGGCGAGTGAACTCCCGCCCTCCGCCAACCAGCCGCCGCCGATCAATGCCCGCTCGCGGAACCGCTTCCAGGCCTGGGCGACGGCCTCGCCCACCAGTGATGCGCGTTCGTCGTGGTCCTCGCGCAGGACGGCCCGCGCGGCCGCGTCGGTGACGATCGGGCGACCCTGCAGGTAGCACCGCTCGTAGATCTCGCCCCTGCTGATCCAGCGAGTCAGCACCTGGGTGCCGATCTCTATGAGCCGGCGCTCCAACAGCTGGAACGCCGGTCCACACCAATCCTGTTCGGCCAGCTTCTCGACCAGTGCACGGTCGGCCTGCCGTTGTTGCAGCGCGGCCGCTGCGGAGAGCCGACGGCGGTCCGTGGGCCGGGTCGGCGGCGGAACCTGCGCAGTCGACTGGCCATCGGCTTGGGCGGGGCGTGGAGTCTCACCGCTCCGCTCGGCCTGACCCATATGCGCTCCTGGACATCGACGGGAGATCTACCGGACTTCGAGACTGGACTCGAGACTGGCTTCGGGCGACCGCACCGTCGCGACGCCTGCCCGGTGTTATAGGCACCGGCCCACGGCCTCCCAACGTCCGCCGCAGAAATGGTCGGATCGGGCCATCTGTCCGTAGTCCCGTGGGGTTCGCCCGGTGTCGGCGACCTATCTCCGTTCGACCGGATCACCGGCTGTGGAACCATCCCCCTGGAGAGTGGCCATGTCCAGCAGTGACAACCCGCAGAGCAGCGTGTCGGAGGCTTCGGAGCAGGCGGGCGCACCGAACCCGTCCAGCTCCCCGGTGTTGGACGTCCGGGTCTGCGGGATTCGCCTCGTACTCGAACTGCCGGACCGGCTCAATGTGTTGGCGGGCAGCCTGATCATGTCCTCGGCCGGCGCCGCGCTCGGCTACCTCTTCGCGGGGCGGTAGCGCACCTGCGATCAGAGGTCCGGAAACGGGGGTTCCGGCGCCTTCAGCGAGGCTTCGTGCGGCGGCTCGGGCGCGGCAGCAGCGATCACGAAGCGGTCGTCGAAGAGTTGACGGTGCGTCAGGATCTCGTACGGCAGCCGGAGGACGGCTGCGGCCTCGTCCGGGTCGGCGACCGAGCTCAAGGTCTGCTCGACCCAGCCGTAGTGGCCTTGCGGCAGCGACTGCGGGTAGCTGGCGGGCAGCGGGGCGAGGTTGAGGCCGGCGAGGTTGGCGTGGACCACAGGGTGGTCGACCGGAGCTACCGGGAGGACTGCTGCGCCCGCGACGCCCGCCAGCAGCGGAGCCAGCTGCCCTGCTCCGGGGCCGGCCAGCGTCACCCGGATTCGGTAGCAGGGCGCTGCCAGGCGGCGAGCGGCCTGCTCGAGTGCGGCGGCGGCCTGCTGGGCGGCCGGGTCGCCCGGCAGGATCTGCGGCCAGGGCGGGGCGGTGTGGCCGGGGGTGGCGAGCCGGCGGTACTCGGCGGCGTAGCGGGCCAGTTCGGCGAGCTCGGCGGGGGCCGACTGGACGGGTTCGAGTGCGACGGAGAGGACGGTGCGCTCGGCTCGGGCAGCCAGCGCGGCCAGGGCGGCCCAGACCGGCTCCCAACTCTCTCCTGTGGCGACCAGCGGGTCGGCGAGGACGGCGTGGCTGCGGTCGCTGTCCGGTCGGCGCATCGGCAGGGCGGTGAGCCGCTTGCGTACCTCGACGACCTCGTGCGCCGGGTCCACCGGGCGCAGCTCGGCCAGCAGTTCGGCCGAGTCGGTGATGGGGCGGGCGACCAGGTGAGCCGGCAGCGCCGCCAACCGCTTGCGCAGGGCCAGCCCCTGACTGAGCGCTTGCTCAGAGCCGGCCGCCACCACCTGCCCCAGCAGCACGGCCCGCACCGAGCCGGTGCCCGGCTCGGTGACATACCGCAGGTCGAACCGGCTCCCCTCACCCGGGCGGCACTGCGCCCGCAGCCAGGCCAACTCGGCGGCCACGGCCTGGCGGCGACGCTCCTGCTCCGGCACGTCGGCGTAGCCGCGATGCCCGCCCAGCGCCCGGGCCGGGGCCAGCCGCAGGCCGACCCAGGCCCAGCTACCGGCGGGGGTGACGTGCAGCAGCACCCCGTCGCCCGCGCCCACGCTCGTACCCACGACGCCCCAGCCCCCTTACGACTGGGCGGGGTCGGTCCAGTTCCCACCGATGGTCGGCGGATCCTGCGGCGGCGCCTGCGGCGGAATCGGCGCCTGCAACGGAGGCTGTCCGGCGGACGGGCTCGGCACCGCCCGCGACAGCGGCGCCCCAGCGGCGACGCCACCCGGCACCGGCGCCACCCGCGGGTACTCCGGCTGCGGCGGCCGGCCGCCGCCGAACCCGAACTCCGCAGTCACCACCTGCCGTTCGACCGCCGTCACCAGCCCCTCGCGGCAGACCGAGTGCACCGCCTCGCGCATCGCCCGCACGTTCTCGGTGCGCAGCATCGCCCAGGCGAGGTCGGCCTGGCCGAAGATGCCGCCCAGGGTGTCGCCGAGGAAGCGCCCGATCAGCCGCCAGCCGCGCCGGGTGCGCCACATCTGCCAGCCCAGGTAGAGGCTGTCGCCGTAGCGGAAGACCGAGATCACGGCCTCGCAGTCGCCATTGCTGAAGGCGAGCCGACTGTTCGCCTGCTCGGCGCCGTAACCGGTGGCCAGGCGACGGTAGTTGACGCCGAGCGGGAAGCCGCGCCGAGCCGCCACGCCACAGATCTTGTAGTAGGTGGACTGCACGTCCTGCTCGCTGCGGTCGTGCAGCAGCACCCGCCACTCGGCGATCGGCTCGGTGAGCTTGGCGAAGAGCAGCACCAGCAGGAAGACCAGCGGAGTGTCGATCAGCACGACCGCCAGGAACCCCAGATCCGGGCCGCTGCTCCGGCCGTAGTAGTCGGTCTCGCCAGAGTTGATCAGCGAGATCGCCAGGAACGGGATCTGGACCAGGAAGACGATGAAGGCGACGATCGCCGCCCGCTGCCAGAGCCGGAAGACCGTCTGTCCGGAGACCCGGTCGTCCAGCGACACCTCGACCGCTTCGTGGCGCAGGGTCTTGTCCAGATAGGCGCTGTTGCCGTCACCACCCACCCAGCCGGGAATGGGCAGCGCGTTTCCGTTGAGCATGTGTCCCCCGATGCGACATACCGTCAACTGCGCAGAGCATCGTGGCACATCACTGACGCTCTGTCACCTCGCGTGACCACGCGAGGTGACAGAGCATCGGCGCTCTGAGTGAGCGCTTGCTCAGCCCAAGGCTCCGAGCAAGCGCTTGCTCAGAGCCCCCCAGCGCCCTGAGCAAGCGCTCACTCAGGGCTCCCCCGCCCCGTCACCCCCAAGCAAGCGCTCGCTCAGAGTCCCCCAACGCCCTGAGCAAGCGCTCACTCAAAGCGCTCCGCCCGCCCACAATCCTCAGAGCGCCCCCAGCACCCCCGGCAGCTCCGCGATCGATCCCAGAACGTGCGTGGCCCCGTCGGTGCGCAGCCGCTCCGCCCCGTGCGCACCGGTGAGCACACCGGCCACCACCGAGGCGCCCGCCCGGGTGCCGGTCAGCATGTCGTAGCCGGTGTCACCGACCACCGCCATCTGCCGCACCGAGTCGGTCCCGGTGCGCAGCAGCGCGGTGAGCGCCATGTCGGGGTACGGGCGCCCGCGGCCCGCATCGGCGGGGCACAGGGTCAGGTCGGCGATCTGCTCCCAGCCCAGCGCGCCCAGGATGCGGTCCTGGGTGGCCCGCGAGAAGCCCGTGGTCAGCACCACCTTGCGCCCGGAGGCCCGCAGTTCGGCGATCGCCTCGGCCGCGCCGGGCAGCGGCGCGCAGTACCCGGCCGTCACCAGCTCGTCGTAGGCCTGCTCGAAGGCGGCGTTGGCCTGCTGGGCCTTCTCCTCCTCGCCGAACAGGTGCCGGAAGACGGAGATCTTGGACTCGCCCATGGTGGCCCGCACGTGCGCGAGCATCGGCTCGTGCTCGGGGCTGCCGGGCTGCACGCCCAGCGCGGTGGCGGCGGCATTGAAGGCCTGCTCGACCAGGCCGTCGTCGGCCACGGTGGTGCCGGCCATGTCCAGGACCACGAGCCGGATGTCGGAGGTGCTCATCAGTGAAGTGCCTTTACAGGTTGAGGAGTCTTTATGAGGTTCAAGGTTCAGGAGTCGTTAGAGGTTGAGCAGCTCAGCGGTGGATTCGGCGATGGCCGGGGAGCAGGTCATGCCGCGGCCGCCCGGTCCGGTGACCAGCCAGACGCCGTCGCGGACCTGTTCGCGGTGCACCACCCGGCTGGTGTCGACGCACTGCGCGTACACCCCGGCCCAGCGGCGGCGGATCCGCGGCAGCGGGCGCCCGAGCAGTTCCTCGGCCACGCCCACCAGGTGCTCGTACGGCTCCTCGACCACGTCGAAGTTGAACGGGTGCTCGTACTCGTGGGTGTCGCCGATGGTCAGCGAGCCGTCCCGGCGCTGGACCAGCAGCAGCTGCATCTTGTGCTCGGCCGCGACCGGCGGCTGCGGCTGGCCGGCCTGCAGCGCGTCCAGTGCGGTGCCGGCGTAGGCGGGGTAGTAGCGGAAGCTGTCACCGTCGGCGACGGCGGTGGTCAGCGGCTCGTCCAGCGGGTCGGTCTGCATCATCTGCAGTCGGACCCGGCGGACCGGCAGCTCGGGCACCAGCTCGCGGACCAGTCCGCCCAGCCAGGCGCCGGTGCAGAGGATCACGGCGTCGCCGGTGTGCGTCTGGCCGTGGTCGTCGCGGACCGCCCGCTCGCCGACCACCTCGCGGACCTCGCGCCCGGGCAGGAAGGTGTAGCGGCCGCTGGCCAGCAGTGCCTGGCGCAGTGCGCGCTGGGCGGTGCGCGGCTCGACGGCGCCGTCCCGCTCGCACCACAGGGCGCCGAGGAAGGTGCCGCGCAGGGCGGGGTTGACGGCGCGGGTCTCGGCGGCGTCGAGCAGTTTGAAGCCGCGGGACGCGGCCTCCGGCAGGCTCAGCGCCTGCTCGGCGACGGCGAGTTCGGCCTCGGTGCGGGCGACGGTGAGGGATCCGGACGGCCGGAAGCCGAGCTCGGGCACCCTCGCCCCGATGCCCTCCCACAGCTCGCGGGCTCGCAGCGCGGTGGCCAGCTCCTCCCCACCGGCCCGGCCGCCGACCCAGACCAGGCCGAAGTTGCGCACCGAGGCGCCGCGGGCCTCGGCCTCGCGCTCCAGGTGGATCACCTCGTGGCCGCGCTCGACGGCCTGCCAGGCATGCATGGTGCCGAGCACGCCCGCTCCAACGACTATGACTCTCATGGCGACCAGGCTGCGTGGCCCAAGTGACCAGGGGGTGTCCAGTCGGCGACCTCAAAGCCAATAATCATCAAGTTGTACAGACAACAGGCCTCGCCAACCTGAACAACTGGACTACCTCAGCACCCGGGCCCGCAGGTAGTTGCGCCGGCCGAAGTGCGGCTCGTCCACCGCGGTGAGCTCCTCCACCTGGAACCGGTAGAGCGCGGCCGCACCACCGCCGGCCAGGAACTGTTCGCGCACCTCGGGATCCTGGGCGAAAGTCGGGTAGCGCCCCTGATAGGCCGCCAGCGCCGCCTCGGCGTGCTGCCCCCAGGCCTCGCCGGCCCGTCCGGTCAGCTGCAGCCCGCGCAGCTGCTCGCCGAAGACCGGCGGCGGCAGGAAGACCGTGGCGGCGGCTCTGGCCTGCTCGGCCAGGTGCAGGCTGTGCCGGGTGGAGCGCTCGCTGACGAAGTAGAGCACCAGGTCCTCGTCGAAGGCGTAGAAGGCGAGGTTGGCGTGCGGGCCGTGCTCGGGGCCCGCAGTGGCCAGGGTGAGCACCATCGACTCGGCCAACAGGCCCTCGACGCCCTTGCGGAGTTCCTCGGCGGGCCAGTCGCCCTGGGTGACTTCGAGCTGGTACGGCATGGCGCGTCCTTAGGAATCTAGGCAGTCCTTCGACGGACGGAGCGGACGGATCAGAACCACGACGGGCGTCTCATGCTGCTCCCGCGACCACACCCGCACAAGGCTCAGGCCGGGTCGACGTCCAATCGTCGACCCGGCCCGAGGCTCACACCATGCCCTCCCCCGCCGGGGAGGCGCTACGTCTGCGGCACGCTACGTCCGCGGCGCGCTACGTCTGCGGCACCGCCGGCCCCGCCCCGAGGAACGGCCCCAGCGCCCCGGTCCGCAGCCGCTCCACCAGCGGCGCGACCCGCCCGGCCGCCACCGCCAGCAGGATCCCCACCAGCAGCCCGACCAGGGCGCCGACCAGCACGTCGTGCGGGTAGTGCACGCCCACCCAGACCCGGGAGGCGCCCATCAGCACCGCGGCCACCAGCGCGATCCAGCCGATCCAGCGATACGCGAACCAGAGCGCGGCCGCCGCCGCGAAGGCGATCACCGTGTGGTTGCTCGGGAACGACCAGTCCCCGGCACCCGGGCAGGCCTCCAGCGAGACCGTGCCGAGCTGCTGGCAGGGCCGGACCTCCTGCACCACGCTCTTGAGCACCGAGTTGGCGACGTAGGCCGCCACCACGATCAGCGGCGCGGCCAGCACCCGGGCCATCACCACCGAGTCGGCCCGCCTGGCCTGCCACCAGGCCAGCAGCATCAGCACGGCGAAGACGCCGAGCCCCAGCGCGGACCAGGTCTTGATCATCTGGTCCAGCCAGTGCGGTGCGTCGTCGGCCCAGCCGTTGACGGTCCGGTAGAGGCCGCCGTCGATACCGCTGCCGTCGTAGGCGAGCAGTGCGGCACCGGTGGGAGAGGTCGCGGTCACCTGGCATCACCGTCGTTGCGGCGGGCGGCCTTGCGGGCGCGGAACAATTCGAGAGCAATCGGAATCACAGAGACAACTACTACCAGACCAATGATGGGCAACAAGTATTGGTCGATATTGGGAACGGAGGACCCCAGCCCGTATCCGGCCAGCACCACGCCGACCACCCAGATCGTGCCGCCGATCACCTGCCAGAAGGTGAAGGTGCGCTGCGGCACCTCCAGCACGCCGGCCAGCGGGTTGAGCACCGTACGCACCACCGGGATGAACCGGGCCAGCACGATGGCCTTGCCG is a genomic window of Kitasatospora azatica KCTC 9699 containing:
- a CDS encoding effector-associated constant component EACC1 encodes the protein MTQAMPEAVTGDLIRWALDVLEDSAQASVPGDPVDQSADWKHQLAALQLPEDDDQSVDVSSLSEPLAEFLTELARSSLALGSEFTEIEPAFDWDEDPGEALPGLPGRTASFTADVDRLESLGEAVDLRHHAILLVDIEGFAARAAEEQRALERTLWSTLAAVRLRAGRHEAPMTQLDSGDGFLVLLPADTSESDLVHWIRQFGRQVVATQRSGPDPAVRAVARLDRIPGGRWLTAHPAGVASFFRDPYFFLSYAQSPSGHRWGSGSLMFIDDRSGPAYEWGREAAWVPDAATGPPGFHAMARQRWLDPVPDVSVLLRLSAPGARSSGPDWLSRPVDPLPTWYGTPTPTDTGGRNGAWRRPSERNSPSVTQYTIAFDGDPEEFDADARELREFLSQDGALRGRIENRLVAPAPGEQGGVADAVRYATELGPLVLPPLTLWLAARLRKGGKVSLTLHRPDGAELKLDTESIADANVLLDRLESFLDPEEE
- a CDS encoding GNAT family N-acetyltransferase, translating into MTSHAAPDPRIGPADAELVIRQETDGDHVPVRDLHAQAFGNSERVPRLVAELRVAKAPLTPMSFVATLDDRVVGHVMLSAGRLDAPSRLVDVLSLSPLGVLPEFQCQGIGTRLVQHALTAADAAAIPLVFLEGSPRYYGGRGFRSAEAAGFRAPSLRYPDGAFQVARLSAYEPWMTGTFVYSETFWALDCVGLRGERLRAARGEA
- a CDS encoding pyridoxamine 5'-phosphate oxidase family protein, with protein sequence MPYQLEVTQGDWPAEELRKGVEGLLAESMVLTLATAGPEHGPHANLAFYAFDEDLVLYFVSERSTRHSLHLAEQARAAATVFLPPPVFGEQLRGLQLTGRAGEAWGQHAEAALAAYQGRYPTFAQDPEVREQFLAGGGAAALYRFQVEELTAVDEPHFGRRNYLRARVLR
- a CDS encoding pyridoxamine 5'-phosphate oxidase family protein, which codes for MVSWSEFVAAEPEFAYRVHEVFEVRKHKTVATLRRDGAPRISGIETRFEDGQLWVGMMPDSVKAADLRRDPRLALHSPTVDPPQDDPSSWAGEAKISGRGIEAPASEAGGEPSDRFRIELEEVVLTYVGRPADHLVIESWSPGGGLRRRERR
- a CDS encoding phosphonatase-like hydrolase, whose product is MSTSDIRLVVLDMAGTTVADDGLVEQAFNAAATALGVQPGSPEHEPMLAHVRATMGESKISVFRHLFGEEEKAQQANAAFEQAYDELVTAGYCAPLPGAAEAIAELRASGRKVVLTTGFSRATQDRILGALGWEQIADLTLCPADAGRGRPYPDMALTALLRTGTDSVRQMAVVGDTGYDMLTGTRAGASVVAGVLTGAHGAERLRTDGATHVLGSIAELPGVLGAL
- a CDS encoding TIGR03364 family FAD-dependent oxidoreductase: MRVIVVGAGVLGTMHAWQAVERGHEVIHLEREAEARGASVRNFGLVWVGGRAGGEELATALRARELWEGIGARVPELGFRPSGSLTVARTEAELAVAEQALSLPEAASRGFKLLDAAETRAVNPALRGTFLGALWCERDGAVEPRTAQRALRQALLASGRYTFLPGREVREVVGERAVRDDHGQTHTGDAVILCTGAWLGGLVRELVPELPVRRVRLQMMQTDPLDEPLTTAVADGDSFRYYPAYAGTALDALQAGQPQPPVAAEHKMQLLLVQRRDGSLTIGDTHEYEHPFNFDVVEEPYEHLVGVAEELLGRPLPRIRRRWAGVYAQCVDTSRVVHREQVRDGVWLVTGPGGRGMTCSPAIAESTAELLNL
- a CDS encoding caspase family protein, which translates into the protein MNPQVFWPPLLPDPGKSRAVLVSVATFHDPGLDALPQAHCAIDELADALAGPTGLLPWDRITRIHDPRSTDEVLGPLRAACRETEDLLLFYYAGHGVLDGRRLHFALPDTDQDHAPTTALSAQQVLELMQSSPARHRLAWLDCCFAGLALDLPSAGDVNLLTAADRTRKALSPPGLRSTLFATTLTDLLRDGVPDGPPHLDLPLIHRRTEIALGQVPPGMPKRTQPPNPVHRLTHTSADLALARNAAHGTARTREGLLSRGRFALQTAKADAAGRPGRAAQAVALLTEILREAEEVMGPTDPDTERVRQALDWARWQAGRSD
- a CDS encoding MMPL family transporter, coding for MTSGTAHQGALGRLGRFCYRRRRLVVVLWAVGLVLVMAAGFGFKAPADNDFTGGRSQSAQAQQLIKQHFPERRGSSLTLAVQAPAGVATPAVHQRVDALTAQLAAAPHVTAIRSPYAVPGQISQNGTIAFATIQTDTNPLPASEVKHLIGLTRGASGSGVVFALGGADVVGAETPYGGVSDAIGALAAMLVILIAFGSLLAMGLTMLGALFGIGSGLAITFLLGYVFPAPGFSPIVATLLGLGVGIDYALFIVTRYREALAEGVEPEQAVVVSVARAGRSVLFAGATVVIAMLGLFVVQQRLLNATAVAASVTVLMTMITAVTLLPALLGFAGRGIDRFKLPFLGRTGSRSPMAERWARVIQRRPVTGLVAGASVMILLAVPAFSMRLSFEDNSTEPHDTSGYASHRILSEGFGAGFDAPFVIVAELPAGGSAATMAPLVGAVASTPGVAAVTPVQTSRDGRAALFVAYPTTAHQDAATPKLLDRLRGQVIPTAVTGTGLVVHVGGPTAGDADFAAEVAARLPYLIAAVIGLALVLLVFLVRSVAIAVKAAVMTLLSVGAAFGVLVMIVQWGWLGSLFGFPTTAPITAWVPLFIFPILFGLSTDYEVFLVSRIREEYDGGAATREAVAQGLGRTARVITAAAAIMVTVFLSVLATPDIAVKEFGLGLAVAVFLDATLVRMVLVPAIMELLGSVNWWLPRWLDRLLPHV